A stretch of the uncultured Desulfobacter sp. genome encodes the following:
- the rlmN gene encoding 23S rRNA (adenine(2503)-C(2))-methyltransferase RlmN → MKDILDFTRQELGEWFENKGIRRFRADQVFKWLYLKLAGTFEEMTDLGKDLREELAEFFCLGTLELENMETSVDSTKKFLHRLVDGEYVESVLIPEKDHYTLCVSTQAGCAMNCKFCLTAKTGFKRNLTMGEIVGQIRDARRFVAQQGIEPLSLSNIVFMGMGEPLANYDNLLRSLGVIFDTDFGMKFSSRKVTVSTSGIAPKIIQLGIDTEVNLAVSLNATDNDLRTSLMPVNRTWPIEALLAACKKFEMKPRNKITFEYILMSGVNDSDAHAHKLVRLLAPIRAKVNLIPFNEHAKAPFKKPSQDRVNAFLTILLDRNMTAIVRKSKGDDISAACGQLKAAQID, encoded by the coding sequence TTGGGTGAATGGTTTGAAAATAAGGGTATACGGCGTTTCAGGGCGGATCAGGTGTTCAAATGGCTCTACTTAAAGCTTGCAGGCACTTTTGAAGAGATGACCGATCTGGGTAAGGATTTGCGGGAAGAACTGGCCGAATTTTTTTGCCTGGGAACCCTGGAACTGGAAAATATGGAAACCTCTGTTGATTCTACAAAGAAGTTTTTGCATCGCCTGGTTGACGGGGAGTATGTGGAAAGCGTCCTTATACCCGAAAAAGACCATTATACCCTTTGTGTGTCCACCCAGGCCGGATGTGCCATGAACTGTAAATTCTGCTTAACCGCCAAGACCGGGTTTAAAAGAAACCTGACCATGGGAGAGATTGTAGGGCAAATCCGGGATGCCAGACGGTTTGTGGCCCAACAGGGCATTGAACCCCTGTCTTTGTCCAATATTGTGTTCATGGGCATGGGAGAACCTTTGGCCAATTATGACAATCTTTTGCGTAGTCTTGGTGTGATTTTTGATACGGATTTTGGGATGAAGTTTTCCTCTCGCAAGGTAACGGTTTCCACCTCCGGCATTGCACCTAAAATCATTCAATTAGGTATTGATACTGAAGTTAACCTTGCGGTATCGCTTAATGCCACGGACAATGACTTGCGTACTAGTCTGATGCCGGTTAACCGTACCTGGCCCATTGAGGCACTGCTTGCGGCCTGTAAAAAATTTGAGATGAAGCCCAGGAACAAAATTACCTTTGAGTATATTTTGATGAGCGGTGTGAATGACAGCGACGCCCATGCCCATAAACTGGTCCGTCTGCTTGCCCCCATTCGGGCAAAGGTGAATCTTATTCCGTTTAATGAACATGCCAAAGCACCTTTTAAGAAGCCGTCACAAGATCGGGTCAATGCTTTTTTGACTATTCTCTTAGACCGGAACATGACCGCCATTGTCAG